The genomic segment CTTGGGAGGAGCCTCGAAGGGAGCGTAGAAAGCCAAGGTCGGGGCGTTTATTTAGAGGAAAAAAATAACAGGTGATAGTAAAAACCATGGAGATCCAAAAATCAAACATCAAAAATCTTGTCGGACAATGTAAAATTTAAAATGTCTCCCTTGCAATGGCATTTAAAATTTTGGATTTTAGGTTGTCATTTTGAATTTTGATTTTTGGATTTTAAATTAACTATGAGAGTTGCCATATGTACAGGTAAAACGGGAGGGCATGTTTTTCCAGCACTTGCAGTAGCTCGTGAACTTAAGAGCAAAAATACTGCGAACGAATGTTATTTTATCGGCACTCGAAACGGCTTAGATCAATCTCTTCTTCAGAAAGAAGAAATACATTTTGAAGGAATTTTAGGGGAAGGAGTTCCCAGTAAATTAAATTGGAAAATGTTTAAGGCTGTGACTTCTTTTCTTTTGGCTCTCATAGAGGTGAAGTCTATTTTTAAGAGACTTCGCCCGGATGTGGTTCTTTCTTTTGGCGGGTTTATTTCTTGTGCTCCCGTTTTAATGGCTCATTGGATGAAAATTCCTGTTGTGATTCATGAAGCGAATGTTCATCCTGGAAGGGCAAATCGTTTTTTAAGTCGATGGGCAAAGGTTATTTGTACAGGTTTTTCAGCTGGGGGTGATTCTTTTCCTTCTTTTGTTCAAGCGCAAAAAGGGGATAGGAATATTCGAATAACCGGAATTCCTCTGAGGAAAGAATTTTTTAAAGTGAATCGTCAAGAATCATTTCAAGATTTAAAATTAGATCCTTTAAAATGGACTCTTTTTGTGATGGGAGGGAGTTTAGGGGCCCGTTCAGTGAATGAATATTTCCTAAAATGCTTGCCCTTGCTAGGAGAATTATCTAAAAAGATTCAAATCATTCATGTGACGGGAAAAAATGATTATCAAAGAATGTTGGCAAGTCATCCGCCGAATGATATTTCATACCAAATGATTCCATTTTTAGAGAGGCCTGAAAAGGCTTTTGCATGTGCCGACCTCTTTATTGGTCGTGCGGGGGCCTCTACCCTTGGAGAGCTTGCATCTTGTGGGTTGAGTTCTATTTTGATCCCGTATCCTCATGCGGCTGAAAATCACCAGGTGGCCAATGCCTCTTATTGGGCTTGCAAGGGGGCGGCGCATATGATAGAGGAAAAGGAGTGTTCACCAGATATTTTGGCTCAAGAAATTTCTCAAGCTTTACTGAATGAACCCTTAAGAAAATCTTTGTCGATGAATGCCAAAAAAATGTGTGTTTTAGATGCTGATTCAAGAGTCGTCAGTGTTCTAGAAGAGGTGGTGAAGTGAATAAAGAAAGCTCTATGCAAATTCATCTGATCGGCATTGCAGGTTCCGGCATGAGTGCTCTTTCCCATCTTTTGGTGGAAAAAGGGCATCAGGTGTTTGGTTCTGATATTAAAAACTTCACTTCTCTTCATCAAAGAGGCATTACGTTTTTTCGAGGGCATGAGGCTTCTCATGTCAGAGGGAAGGATTTAATTGTTTTCTCAAGTGCCATTCCCCAAAATCATGTTGAGCTCGTCGAAGCAAGAGCTCTTGGAATCCCTTGTATTCATCGCTCCCAGATGTTAGCCGAACTTATGGAAAAGAAAAGATCGATTGCTGTTTCAGGGATGCATGGAAAAACTTCCACAACAGGGATGATTGCCAAAATAGCGATCACGGCAGGTCTTGATCCAACAATAGCCGTTGGAGGAAATTTTGATTTTCTTTCTGAAAATGCGAGATCGGGTCAAGGGACATGGTCTATTTTTGAAGCAGATGAAAGCGATGGCTCACTCCTTTCTTATCATCCTGAGATTGCGGTGATCACCAATTTAGAGCTTGAACATATGGATTATTTTAAGAGTTTGGATCATATTTTAAAGGTTTTTCACCAATTTGCTTCGCAAGTCAAAACAAAAGTGGTGATCAATGGTGATCAGCATGGTTGTCAAGTTTTGAGGGGAATTTTCCCTCGTGATTTTATGATGGCTTTTGGTTTTGAAGAATTTGTGGATGTACAAGGGAGAAATATCATAACGCTTCCTTGGCAATCTCGTTTTAGAGTTTCTTTCCGAGGAGAGGATTTAGGTGAATTTGCCTTGCCTATTTCAGGAAGGCATCAGATTTCAAATGCCTTGGCAACGATTGCAGTGGGCCTTATTCTGGGAGTTAAAGTTGATTCTTTGCGTGAAGCCCTTGCCCATTTTCATGGAGCTGATCGGCGGTTTCAAGTTCAAGGTCAATTTCGCAATGTTACTTTCATTGATGATTATGCGCATCATCCGACGGAAATTCTTGCAACACTCGAAAGTGCACGTCTTTGTTTTTCCGGAAAAATTTTAGGAATTTTCCAACCCCATCGATATAGTCGGACTCTTTTCTTTAAGGAAGAATTTGCAAAAGCACTTTTGGGTTTTGATCATTTAATCATTACAGACGTTTATTCTGGAGGAGAAGCTCCCGTCGAAGGAGTGACCGGTCAGTTGATCTATGAAGAGCTTTTGAAGCTGGGACATACCCATGTTGAGTATTTTCCTTTGCTTGATGAGATTCGAGAAGTTGTAGAGAAACAAGCACTCGATTATCAAGCGATTATAACTTTGGGGGCAGGCAATATGACTTCTTTAGGTGTACAGATTTTGGAAAATTTAAAGCGAAAAGAGAATTTAAAGATTAAAGGTAGGATTTTCGAGCATGAACCTTTATCCAAACACACAACCTTTCGGTTGGGGGGACCGGCTGATCTTTGGGTGGAGCCTCTCGATTTGGAAGAACTCATTAAAGTTCAACAGTGGACTCGTATGAAAGGGTTCCCTTTATTTGTGATTGGAAATGGTTCTAATATTATTGTTCGAGACGGAGGAATTCGTGGGGTTGTCGTGCGCTTAAGTTCTCCTTCTTTTCGCAAGGTCGAGGTAGTCAAAAATCGTTTAACTGTTGGAACAGGTTTAAGTCTTGCAGAAGTGATTCAGCATTCATTAGATCTAGGACTCTCAGGTTTAGAAAATTTAAAGGGAATTCCAGGATCCATTGGAGGAGCGCTCCATTTCAATGCGGGTGCCTTTGGTTCTGAAATAGGGGATCGGATTAAAGAAGTATGGGCCCTGAATCCAGATGGCTCTTTGGTTTTTTTGTCTCGTGATCAACTTCAATTGGGGTACCGGACCAGTATGGGACTGCGTGGAAAAATTACGCTTCAGGCTACATTTGATTTAATTCCCTCTGAAAGTCGTCAAATGTGTGAAAAAATTGTTGGTTTAAAAAATAAGCGGGCGCTTACTTATCCCAAACTCCCAAATGCAGGCTGCATTTTTAGAAATCCAGAGGGAGATTATGCGGGGCAAATCATTGATCAATTGGGTCTTAAAAATTTTTCTCATGGATCAGCTCAGATTTCATCTCAACACGCCAATTTTATTGTCAATACGGGTAACGCTCGAGCTTCAGATGTTTTAGCTTTGATTGAAGATGTTAGAAATAAAGTCTATGAAACAAAAAAAATAAAACTTGAAAACGAAGTTGAGGTCATCGGAGAAGAATGAATCCAATCCGCAATCCGCAATCCGCAATCCGCATTGCTGTTTTAATGGGAGGTCCTTCTCGGGAACGTGAAATTTCATTGCGTTCAGGAAAGGCTGTGAGTCAGGCTCTTCAATCTAAAGGTTATCAGGTTTTTGAAGTCACTGAAATGGACCCCCTTGTTGAACAACTGCGAGCCTTAAAAGTGAATGCAGTTTTTATAGCGCTTCATGGTCAGTTTGGAGAAGATGGAACAGTTCAAAAAATCCTTGAAGAAGCAGGTATTCCTTATACGGGTTCAGGCCCTCAGGCCAGTTTTTGGGCTATGCATAAGGAGTTAGCAAAGGAAAAATTTGAAGAGGCAGATCTTCTGACTCCTCCTTGGATTTGTGCTGATTTTAAAAATGTTGAAGTGTTAAAAAGACAATTAAACGGAATCGGATTTCCATTGGTGTTGAAGCCGAGCGCAGAGGGATCAAGTATTGGTCTTGAGATTGTAAAAACAATGGCTCACTTTTCTTTGGCTTTTGAACGGGTTCGTTCCTTGACTCAAAAAATTTTGGTTGAGAAATTTATTAGAGGAAGAGAATTGACGGTTGGAATTCTAGAGGATCAGGCTTTACCGGTCTTAGAAATTAAAACGGATCGCCCCTTTTATGACTATGAAGCAAAATACACTCCCGGGCACACGACCTACGAAGTTCCAGCCCAACTTCCTCAAAAAATATTTAAAAATATTCAGGATATCGCTTGGAAAGCTCATCAGGCTCTAGGTTGTAGAGACCTTTCTCGAGTGGATATTCTTTTGGACGAGTCTGAAACTGCTTGGATCCTTGAAGTCAATACCATCCCAGGTTTTACAGAGAGGAGCTTGCTTCCTAAGTCTGCGTTAGCAAAAGGGATATCCTTCGAAAATTTATGCGAAAAAATTCTAGAAAGGGCCTTGTGTTCTAATGGTTCTTTTCCAAAGAAAGATCGCACATGATTCGTCGAAGGCGTTATGTTTCAAGGTCTCCGCTCTCTGTTCGGGGTTTTTCTCCATCAAAGAAATCCCGTCCCTTTTCATTCCCAAAATTCTTAGGAAAATCTACTTTAATTCTTTTCCTATTGGTTGCTGATCTAGCTCTTTTAGTCTGGCTTGGCCATAAAATTTGGGATGTGCTTTCCATAGATTCTTATTTTTCAATTCAACAGATTCAAGTTCAGGGTTTGAACTTTTTTTCTGAAAATGAAGTGATTTCGCGAACGAAGCTTTTGAAAGGTCAAAATATTTTTAAAACGGACATTCGAGAAGCAAGAAGAATTCTTACCCAAGAACCTCTTTTTGAAGATGTAGATGTGTGGCGTCAATTGCCGGATACAGTGCTTATAAAAATCATTGAGCGTAAACCGGTTATTCAGGTCATTCCCAAGAATAAAGAAGAGGGGATCAAAGAAAAGGTTTATTTAGTCGATAAAGAGGGCATGATTCTTTCAAATGGAATGGATGCGACTCAGCTTTATCCCATCGTTCGGATGGTTGCGAAGGCTGATTTATTTCGAAGGGGAAACCAAATTTCAAATCAGGGGTTGATCCATGCTCTGGAGGTGATGGATATCTTTTCTGATTCCCTTCTTCGAAAGGTGTTTGATCTTGAAAACATTGAAATCCAGGATGACTCGGATGTGATGTTGAGAAGTCGGTCAGGAATGATCGTTCATTTGGGAGATACAGACTTCGAGAGCCGGCTTTTAAAGCTGCTTGCCATTTTGGAGGATGTTAAAAAGAAAAAAGAGGAACCTCAATCGATTGATTTAAGATTTCGGTATGTTCCGGTAACTTTAAAAGAAGAAGTTAAAAGTGAAAAGTGAAAAATGAAAAGTTAAAAGAGAACTGAATGAAATGCCTTCGAATACTCGAAATTATTATGTTTGTCAGGTTGGAGTTCGCCAATCTTCTCTTCTGAAAGCCCTTTTGGAAGAAAAGGGTTTTCAATTCAGGGAGGTCCCTTATGCCGAGTGGGGAGCCTTCACCCAGGATGTTCATGTGGTTCTTTATTCAAAGGGAAAATTAGTGATTCAGGGGAAAGGAACTCAGGATTTTGTGCAATTTTTTCTAGAGCCACAGATTTTGAAAGAGATTAAATTTGGTTATGAAGGCGAGCTAGCGATGAAAGAAGGGGTTTCTCACATTGGAGTGGATGAAAGTGGAAAAGGAGATTTTTTTGGCCCGCTTGTGATTGCAGCTGCTTATGTTAAAAAAGAAAAAATAGGAAAATTAATTGATGAAGGGGTCAAGGATAGTAAAAAACTTACTTCTCAGGCGATCAATCGATTGAGCAAACTTGTTCGAGATCTTTGTCCCCACGCTTTGGTAGTCATTAATCCTGATCGATATAATACTCTTTATGAGAAAATCAAAAATCTGAATCGTCTATTGGCTTGGGGACATGCTAGATCGATTGAAAATCTTCTTTCCAAAGTAGATTGCAGTCATGTTATCTTAGACCAATTTGGAAGTGAACATTTGGTTTTAAATGCCCTTATGGAAAAAGGAAAAAAAGTTTCCTTGAAACAAATGCATCATGGGGAAGAAGATGTAGCGGTGGCGGCCGCCTCCATTTTGGCTCGACATGAATTTTTGAAACGCATGGAAGAGTTAGGAAAAAAGATAGGAATGGAACTTCCTCGCGGAGCAGGATTCAAAGTTATTGAAGTTGCGACGACGCTCTTCCAAAAGGAAGGGCTTGAAGGCTTGTCCAAAATAGCAAAGATACATTTTAAAATTGTTGACAAGATGAATAAAAATTAAGTTCAGGAAAACAAAGCATTTAAATAAGAAAATTTATAGGATGTTTTAAAAATTTTTGATTTTTATTTGTCATTTTGATTTTTGCATTTTGATTTTTGATATTGAAAAACTTATGAACATACAATCCGTTCGTGGAACCAATGATATCTTACCCTCTGAAGTTGAAAAATGGCGATTTCTAGAAGAGAACGCTCGAAAAATTTTTAGCGTTTTTGGGTTTGAAGAAATCAGAACGCCTATTTTTGAGCACACCGAACTTTTTGTTAGATCAGTGGGCGAAGTGACAGACATTGTTGAAAAGCAGATGTACATCATTCCAGAAAAAGAAGGAATGGGTCTTGCTTTAAGGCCAGAGGCCACGGCCCCTGTCGTTAGGGCTTTTCTAGAACATCCCACGGATCGAGATCGGCTCTCGAAACTGTTTTATATCGGGCCGATGTTTCGTCATGAACGCCCCCAAAAGGGAAGATTACGTCAATTTCATCAAGTGGGAGTTGAAGCCTTGGGCTCTTATCATCCGGCTTTGGAGGTGGAGGTTTTAGATCTTTTGAGAAATTACTTACGGGTATTGGGTCTAGAAGATGCTCATTTTAAAATCAATAGTGTGGGATGCCGACCTTGTAAGACCCGATATGGAGAAATTTTAAAAGAATCGCTTCGAGGTCAATTTTCAAGTCTTTGTCCTGATTGCCAGAGACGCTTTGAGAAAAATATTTTACGCGTCCTTGACTGCAAGAATCCAAATTGTCAGGGTGTCTTAGATCGTATTCCTCTTTTACCAGAGGTGATTTGCCAAGAATGCAAAAATCATTTCGCTCAGGTGACCAGTCTTTTAAAGGATACTCATCTCTCCTTTGAACTATCTCCAAAATTGATTCGGGGTTTAGATTATTATACTCGGACCATTTTTGAAGTGACTCATCCTCATCTGGGGGCTCAGGACGCCATTGCGGCCGGAGGTCGATACGATCACTTGGTCGAATCGATGGGAGGGCCAGCGATGGGTGCTGCAGGTTTTGGAATGGGGATGGAACGTCTCTTGCTAGCCGCTTCAGGTCTGATTGATAAAAAAGTTGTTTCACATTTCCCGTTTTTGTATCTGGCTTCATTAGGTGAAGAGGCCTTTCGGGCGAATTTTCTTCTCCGTCAAAAATTACAAGCATTGGAAATTCCTTGTGAAATGGATTATGATGCCAAAAGTTTTAAATCTCAATTTCGTCGAGCGAATAAGTTAAGCACGCGTTACGTTCTCATTTGTGGAGAGGATGAACTCAAGAAGGGGATGGTGAAATTAAAAGATATGGACCAAGGTTTAGAAAGTGAAGTAAATGCAAATGAAATTGTACAATTCATTCGATTGAAATATGAAAAAAATAAGAGCCAGAAGCTAGAGGTTAGAGGTTAGAGGAGAGATGAAATCATGTCAATGCGATCACATACTTGTGGTGAGTTAAAAAAGGATGATGTAGGAAAGACCATTCAATTGTGTGGCTGGGTTGGGACCCGTCGGGATCATGGAAACCTTGTATTTATTGATCTCAGAGACCGTTATGGGATCACGCAAGTTGTGTTTAATCCTGAAATACATCCAAAGGCCCATGAAGTTGCAAAGGATTTGCGTTCAGAATTTGTAATTAGAGTTGTAGGTGAAGTCGCTCATCGTCCTAGCGGAACGGTCAATTCAAAACTTCCCACGGGAGAAATAGAAATCATTGCTCAAGAAGTAGAAATTTTAAATGGGTCTCAAACGCCCCCTTTTGCCATTGAAGACGGAGCCGAAGTGGGTGAAGACCTTCGCCTCAAATATCGGTATTTAGATTTGAGAAGACCTTTCATGCAAAAGAACCTCTTCATGCGTTATCGCATTTCAAAAATTGCCAGAGATTATTTAGATCGGCAGTCTTTTGTTGAGGTTGAAACACCGATGCTGACCAAGAGCACTCCTGAAGGGGCTCGAGACTATCTGGTTCCCAGCCGTATTTTCCCTGGAAAATTCTTTGCCCTTCCGCAATCTCCTCAGCTTTTTAAACAGCTTTTGATGGTTTCAGGGTTTGATCGCTATTATCAATTGGTAAAATGCTTTCGAGATGAAGATTTAAGGGCCGACCGTCAACCCGAACATACCCAAATCGATATTGAAATGTCTTTTATCGGTGAAGAAGATATTTTCCAGTTAATTGAAGGGTTACTCACACAAGTTTTTAAAGAGGTTTTAGAAAAAAAACTTTCTATCCCACTCCCCCGTTTAACATATCGAGAAGCCATCGAACGCTTTGGATCTGATAAGCCTGATTTAAGATATGATTTAGAATTTGTGGATCTCTCAAGATGGTCCCGCCGTGTTGAATTTAAGGTATTCCGTGAAACAGTTGAAAAAGGGGGCCGGGTCAAGGCCATCAATGCGAAGGGAGGAGCTACTTTATCCATTAAACAAATGGATGAACTGACCGAGTTTGCTAAAAGTTGGGGAGCCAAAGGTTTGGCTTGGATGAAAGTGGAACCTTCAGGAGAATTAAAATCACCCATCACAAAATTCTTTGACAAGACTTTGCTTGACAATCTTTCAAATCAGATGAAGGCTGAAAAGGGGGACTTGATTCTCTTTGTTGCGGATGAAGAATATAAAGTTCATCTTGTTTTGGGACAATTAAGGCTGAAGATGATCGATGTTTTGAAACTGGCTCCAAAAATGGATTTTGCGCTTCTTTGGATCGTTGATTTTCCTCTTCTGGAATATAGCGAAGAAGAAAAAAAATGGGGTGCAGTTCATCATCCTTTCACCAGTCCCAAAAAGGAAGATATTTCATTCTTAGATCAAGAGCCCCAGAAGGCCAGGGCCCGTGCCTATGATTTGGTGATCAATGGGACTGAGGCGGGGGGTGGGAGTATCCGAATCCATTCTCAGGAACTTCAGAAAAAAATGTTTAATCTTTTAGGGATTACTGATGAGGATGCTGTTTTAAAATTTGGATTTCTTCTAGAAGCCTTTAAACATGGAGCTCCTCCCCATGGAGGTATTGCCCTGGGCCTCGATCGACTGACGATGCTCCTCTTAGGCCTAAAATCGATTCGAGACACCATTGCCTTTCCCAAAACCCAAAGCTCAAGCTGTCTCATGACCGAATCTCCCTCAGAGGTTTCTAAAAGACAATTAAAGGAATTGCATCTAAGTTCTTAAATAGATTACACAGATTAAATAAAATAGATCGGTTTTTCGATGATTTGAATCCCTTGATCATCTAATAGGATTTTCTCTTCCAATGTTCTTCCTAAGATATAAGCTTGAGGGAGTTTAAATTTTTTGGAAAAGAGAACCAGATTTTTTAAATCATCGGTACGGATTTCTTTTTGGTACTTGACTTCGATAGGCATAATGCTCTGGTCCCCTAGAAGTTCAATGAAGTCTACTTCATGCTGATAAGGATCTCTCCAGAAAAAATGATAATCCTTAAGGGATATGACAAGATTTTCCACGAGTCTACCTGTTTCTGAAAAATCAGTGAGGGCCCAAGCAAATGACGGAGAAGCCAGATAGAATTTTTTGAGCCTTTTCTCAGATGTGATTTGATTGCGAGAAAAATTAAATATTTTTCGAATAAGAAAGGATTCTTCCAGGTAGTGGAGATAAGAGCTGATGGTTTTATCGGAAATTCCTAATTCTTGTGACATTTTTTGATAATGAACGAGAAGACCTGGATTTTGGGCGATGATTCTTACAAGTCTCCAGAGAATTTCAGGATTTTCAACGGGAAAGAGCATGGGAATATCTTCATAAATAATTTTTCGAATCACCCCAACAAAATAGTTCTTTCGATCCGCTGGAATTTTCAGAGAAACAGCATCGATGAACTGACTTTTTAAGAAAAGTTCGAATTCTATTTCTATTTCTGTGAAAAAGGCGGAAGGCTTTTTTAAGAGATCGGCCCTTTCTTTAAAATGGAGGTACTCTTCAAAATCAAGCGGACTCAGATGATAGGTGAGAATTCTCCCCGCTAAACTCTCTTGAGTTTTTTTCTTAATGAAAAGAGAGGTCGAGCCTGTGATAAAAAATTTCAAATTTGGATAAAGGTCATAGTAGATTTTTAGCTGGTTTTGGAAATGAGTTAGTTTCTGAATCTCGTCCAAAAAAAGATAAATTTTTTCCTTTTTATAATTGATTCCTATTTGCTTTGAAAACGACTGTATTAAATCATCTAATGATGGCTGATCCTCATCAAATGTAAAATACCAAATAGAAAGGGGAGGTATCTTTTTTTCAAGGAGGTAGTTGATGAGCTGCAGAGCCAGAATTGTTTTCCCTGTTCTTCTCAAGCCAATCAATTCGATGATTTCCTTTTGAATCAAGGCCTGAATCAAAGATGGCAAGAGTTTACGCTCTTTTGAATAGGGATAGCGAAAGTCCTTTTCCCAGTGTCGATTATATTTTGATAGATTAATTTCTTCCATATGTTAGTTCTGTTAAATTCATAGTTTAATAGAATCATAACTCCAGTATTTTATATAGTCAATGAATAAACTAGCTTTAAAACGGCTTAATGCTGCTAAAAAAACGCTTTCTTGACAAAATTTACTTATTTCTCAATACTTATATTAAATTACAATGCAAAATTATCAAAGGTTATTAAATATTACATTGAATAGACTTGCCTCAAAAGAAATGGCTAAGATCATTGCCATTTTGGGGGCAAGGCAAGTGGGAAAGACCACACTTCTCAACCATATTGCTTCTGAATGGAAGGGCAATTAAGTATGGAAATAAAATCAGAGCATCAGATCTCGTGGGTTTGCGATCGCTCAAAGACGCTAGTCAGAATCATTTCAAAGCAGGTTTTTTAGTCACTCGATCCCATTACCCTGAAAAATTTGAGGATAATCTATTCGCAGTACCTTGGTGGTATTTTTGTTTGGATTAGCCCGAATTTCTCATTACATTTCTAACTCTTTGTCAATTTCGCCTTGTCTGCTTTTTCGGCCTGTTATAAGCTTATAACTTGTTCCATAGACGTAGGATAGGAAAATTTAAATTTGATATCACTTTTTTTACTTTTTGAACAAATAAAGTGTCTTATCCTGTGATATCTTGTGTAAATTTTACCTATGGATGGAGTTTTTAGTATGAAGTTTATTCAAAAATGGACTTCTTTTGTCCTTTCTCTCTCTATCTTGTTTTATGATCTTTCACCTGCTTTATCTCAAAACTCTGGCATCATAACACCTCAAAATTCCCCTCATTCAGAGGTTAAGAGTTCTATTAATTTATCAGAGAACTACTTAGGTAATTTCATAGATCAATTTAGAATTCCAAACGATTTGGGTGAAGTGATCGAAAATAATCTTCTTCCCAATCAGCCTAATTTTTTTATTGTTGAAGATATTCATTGTAATCCTGAGGCTCAAAGAAATATACGAGGGATTTTAAAAACTCTTAAAAAATGGCTCGAGGCTCGAGGCTCGAGGCTCGAGGCAAAAACTCAAACAGCGATAGATCAATCTTTTCCTCTTTCCTCCTCGAGCCTTCAGCCTCGAGCCTCGAGCCAAAGTGGTCTGGAAACTCTGACAACATCTCAAGATTTCAAACCATTCCATATATTCTGTGAGGCGGCCAGTGGTGAAATGGACCTGTCTTTTTTTACGGGTTTCCCGGATAAAGATGCCCTTTCGCGAGCCACAGAAAAATTCCTTCAGAAGAGTGACATGGATGGTGTGGAATCCTTTCTGGTGACAGAGGGACCTGAGAAGGCTAAGGGAGTGGGTGTTGAAGATTTAAAGACCTATGTCAAAAATGTGGAGTACATGGGAGATTTTCTCGAAGAAAAAGAACTTCAAGAACATGTTTGGCAGAATTTGGAAATGATTTTTAGAAAATTAAGGGAGAAGATTTATTCAAAAGATATACGCGAACTGATGGAAAAGAGGGAGAAGTATCGGGAGTTTAAGATAGGGATGGGGGAGTATATAAAGCAGCTCAAGGCTGGAAGCTCGAAGCTCGAGGCAAGAGCAAAAACAGAAGAAGTATTTACCTCGAGCCTTGAGCCTCGAGCTTCGAGCAAAAAATATCCTCAACTATCTCGTTACACCAAACTCCAGTCCCTTGAAGGAAAAACAGATCTATCAAAGGCTGAACAGGAATATTTAAAGTTTCTTGAAACCTTAGAGAAGAAACTTCCCCAAGAAGAATCTGCTTTGATTCTTCGTCATGTCCTGGAACACAGATTGGGCCGTGAAAGTGATCAGGATCATTACATCTTTTTGAGCCGATACGCTCGTCTTGTCAAAGGAGCCGATATCCCAAATTTAAAATTGCTCTTCAAACAGATGAAAATTTTAAAAAAGCTTTCGTGGAAAGATTTGGAGGAAGAGATCCATCAAGTTGAAAAAGAATTAACCGCGGTCTTGACAAACACAGAACAGGAAAAGAGTTTGGTTGCCTTGGAAGGTGATTATGAAATTCTGAAGAGAATTGCGAGTTTGGAAGGGAAGAGGGAAGATATAAAAAAGCTCGAGGCTCGAAGCTCGAAGACGGAAGCAAAAGCAAAAACAAAAACTGAAGAAGCGTTTACCTCCAGCCTCGAGCTTCGAGCCTCGAGCAAAGTATTATCCTCGAGCCTTCAGCCTCGAGCCTCGAGCCAAGCAAGCTGGACCAGCTTTATAGAGGACTTTCTCCAGAGACTAGCTGATATAGCAGAGAAGGAAGTAGTAGACTATGAATCTCCCGACTTCGGCGAGATTTTTGAAAAGGCCGAAAAATTCTATTCACAGGTTCTCGCCCGCGATGAGATTTTTATGAAGAATGCGCTTCATGTTCTTCAAG from the Chlamydiota bacterium genome contains:
- the murG gene encoding undecaprenyldiphospho-muramoylpentapeptide beta-N-acetylglucosaminyltransferase, giving the protein MRVAICTGKTGGHVFPALAVARELKSKNTANECYFIGTRNGLDQSLLQKEEIHFEGILGEGVPSKLNWKMFKAVTSFLLALIEVKSIFKRLRPDVVLSFGGFISCAPVLMAHWMKIPVVIHEANVHPGRANRFLSRWAKVICTGFSAGGDSFPSFVQAQKGDRNIRITGIPLRKEFFKVNRQESFQDLKLDPLKWTLFVMGGSLGARSVNEYFLKCLPLLGELSKKIQIIHVTGKNDYQRMLASHPPNDISYQMIPFLERPEKAFACADLFIGRAGASTLGELASCGLSSILIPYPHAAENHQVANASYWACKGAAHMIEEKECSPDILAQEISQALLNEPLRKSLSMNAKKMCVLDADSRVVSVLEEVVK
- the murC gene encoding UDP-N-acetylmuramate--L-alanine ligase, with protein sequence MNKESSMQIHLIGIAGSGMSALSHLLVEKGHQVFGSDIKNFTSLHQRGITFFRGHEASHVRGKDLIVFSSAIPQNHVELVEARALGIPCIHRSQMLAELMEKKRSIAVSGMHGKTSTTGMIAKIAITAGLDPTIAVGGNFDFLSENARSGQGTWSIFEADESDGSLLSYHPEIAVITNLELEHMDYFKSLDHILKVFHQFASQVKTKVVINGDQHGCQVLRGIFPRDFMMAFGFEEFVDVQGRNIITLPWQSRFRVSFRGEDLGEFALPISGRHQISNALATIAVGLILGVKVDSLREALAHFHGADRRFQVQGQFRNVTFIDDYAHHPTEILATLESARLCFSGKILGIFQPHRYSRTLFFKEEFAKALLGFDHLIITDVYSGGEAPVEGVTGQLIYEELLKLGHTHVEYFPLLDEIREVVEKQALDYQAIITLGAGNMTSLGVQILENLKRKENLKIKGRIFEHEPLSKHTTFRLGGPADLWVEPLDLEELIKVQQWTRMKGFPLFVIGNGSNIIVRDGGIRGVVVRLSSPSFRKVEVVKNRLTVGTGLSLAEVIQHSLDLGLSGLENLKGIPGSIGGALHFNAGAFGSEIGDRIKEVWALNPDGSLVFLSRDQLQLGYRTSMGLRGKITLQATFDLIPSESRQMCEKIVGLKNKRALTYPKLPNAGCIFRNPEGDYAGQIIDQLGLKNFSHGSAQISSQHANFIVNTGNARASDVLALIEDVRNKVYETKKIKLENEVEVIGEE
- a CDS encoding D-alanine--D-alanine ligase — translated: MNPIRNPQSAIRIAVLMGGPSREREISLRSGKAVSQALQSKGYQVFEVTEMDPLVEQLRALKVNAVFIALHGQFGEDGTVQKILEEAGIPYTGSGPQASFWAMHKELAKEKFEEADLLTPPWICADFKNVEVLKRQLNGIGFPLVLKPSAEGSSIGLEIVKTMAHFSLAFERVRSLTQKILVEKFIRGRELTVGILEDQALPVLEIKTDRPFYDYEAKYTPGHTTYEVPAQLPQKIFKNIQDIAWKAHQALGCRDLSRVDILLDESETAWILEVNTIPGFTERSLLPKSALAKGISFENLCEKILERALCSNGSFPKKDRT
- a CDS encoding FtsQ-type POTRA domain-containing protein, translated to MIRRRRYVSRSPLSVRGFSPSKKSRPFSFPKFLGKSTLILFLLVADLALLVWLGHKIWDVLSIDSYFSIQQIQVQGLNFFSENEVISRTKLLKGQNIFKTDIREARRILTQEPLFEDVDVWRQLPDTVLIKIIERKPVIQVIPKNKEEGIKEKVYLVDKEGMILSNGMDATQLYPIVRMVAKADLFRRGNQISNQGLIHALEVMDIFSDSLLRKVFDLENIEIQDDSDVMLRSRSGMIVHLGDTDFESRLLKLLAILEDVKKKKEEPQSIDLRFRYVPVTLKEEVKSEK
- a CDS encoding ribonuclease HIII, with the protein product MPSNTRNYYVCQVGVRQSSLLKALLEEKGFQFREVPYAEWGAFTQDVHVVLYSKGKLVIQGKGTQDFVQFFLEPQILKEIKFGYEGELAMKEGVSHIGVDESGKGDFFGPLVIAAAYVKKEKIGKLIDEGVKDSKKLTSQAINRLSKLVRDLCPHALVVINPDRYNTLYEKIKNLNRLLAWGHARSIENLLSKVDCSHVILDQFGSEHLVLNALMEKGKKVSLKQMHHGEEDVAVAAASILARHEFLKRMEELGKKIGMELPRGAGFKVIEVATTLFQKEGLEGLSKIAKIHFKIVDKMNKN
- a CDS encoding histidine--tRNA ligase: MNIQSVRGTNDILPSEVEKWRFLEENARKIFSVFGFEEIRTPIFEHTELFVRSVGEVTDIVEKQMYIIPEKEGMGLALRPEATAPVVRAFLEHPTDRDRLSKLFYIGPMFRHERPQKGRLRQFHQVGVEALGSYHPALEVEVLDLLRNYLRVLGLEDAHFKINSVGCRPCKTRYGEILKESLRGQFSSLCPDCQRRFEKNILRVLDCKNPNCQGVLDRIPLLPEVICQECKNHFAQVTSLLKDTHLSFELSPKLIRGLDYYTRTIFEVTHPHLGAQDAIAAGGRYDHLVESMGGPAMGAAGFGMGMERLLLAASGLIDKKVVSHFPFLYLASLGEEAFRANFLLRQKLQALEIPCEMDYDAKSFKSQFRRANKLSTRYVLICGEDELKKGMVKLKDMDQGLESEVNANEIVQFIRLKYEKNKSQKLEVRG